A portion of the Streptomyces sp. YPW6 genome contains these proteins:
- a CDS encoding dienelactone hydrolase family protein yields the protein MGQRALPLPAARLGRVVRTAGAIDEVSGVVLLLPDGEADSRRRPSPLSYAAQLPFARALARAGEADGLAVHVLRYRCRGWNADDAHPAEDAAWAADEVQRLYGDVPVCLAGHGMGGRAALRAAGHGAVTSVLALAPWLPDRTAAAPEPVKQLAGRRVLIVHGTNDERSDPELSYRLAERVKKANRDTCRFEVHSDGHALRQHRSEVVALSADFVRGSLFARSYARPVADALAAPPPLGLRMPLAAGFGRSLRH from the coding sequence ATGGGACAGCGCGCACTCCCCCTGCCCGCAGCCAGGCTGGGACGGGTGGTTCGGACGGCCGGAGCAATCGACGAGGTCAGCGGCGTGGTGCTGCTGCTCCCGGACGGCGAGGCCGACTCGCGCCGCCGTCCCTCCCCCCTGTCGTACGCGGCACAGCTGCCGTTCGCCCGCGCCCTGGCCCGCGCCGGGGAGGCCGACGGGCTCGCCGTGCACGTGCTGCGCTACCGCTGCCGGGGCTGGAACGCGGACGACGCGCATCCCGCCGAGGACGCGGCGTGGGCGGCCGACGAGGTCCAGCGGCTCTACGGCGACGTTCCGGTCTGCCTGGCCGGCCACGGGATGGGCGGGCGGGCGGCGCTGCGGGCCGCCGGCCACGGTGCGGTCACCTCCGTCCTGGCGCTGGCCCCCTGGCTGCCGGACCGGACGGCGGCCGCACCGGAGCCGGTGAAGCAGTTGGCGGGGCGGCGGGTGCTGATCGTGCACGGCACCAACGACGAGCGAAGCGACCCGGAGCTGTCCTACCGGCTGGCGGAGCGGGTGAAGAAGGCCAACCGGGACACCTGCCGCTTCGAAGTCCACTCCGACGGGCACGCGTTGCGCCAGCACCGCTCCGAAGTGGTCGCCCTGTCCGCCGACTTCGTCCGGGGCTCGCTCTTCGCCCGGTCCTACGCCCGCCCGGTCGCGGACGCGCTCGCCGCGCCGCCGCCGCTGGGGCTGCGGATGCCGCTGGCCGCGGGGTTCGGGCGGTCGTTGCGGCACTGA
- a CDS encoding LysR family transcriptional regulator, whose amino-acid sequence MVHERSSGPRLSPSSYEEDIRAVLAPRLAYFEAVARHEHVTRAAHELGVPQSTLSRAMVRLEADLGVALFARRGRTVSLTPAGRTFLGSAERALAEVEKAADSVRADADPTAGRVSFGFLHTMGSETVPALIRAFRADHPRVRFQLVQNYGEAMIERLRAGGLDLCLTSPVPDAPDLVTRRLDEQRLRLVVPDDHRLAARRRIRLAEAADETFVTLEPGYGLRRITDDLCAEAGFTPRVAFEGEEAETLRGLVAAGLGVALLPPPAVARPGVVELTVTAPRAAREIGVAWLDGHPDTPPVAAFKRFLLSRRGNLLPD is encoded by the coding sequence ATGGTGCATGAACGCAGCTCAGGGCCTCGGCTGTCACCGAGCAGTTACGAAGAAGACATCCGGGCCGTGCTCGCGCCCCGCCTCGCGTACTTCGAGGCGGTCGCCCGGCACGAGCATGTGACCCGCGCCGCACACGAACTGGGCGTCCCGCAGTCCACGCTCTCGCGGGCCATGGTCCGGCTCGAAGCGGACCTGGGCGTCGCCCTGTTCGCCCGCAGGGGCCGTACGGTCTCGCTCACCCCGGCGGGACGCACCTTCCTCGGTTCGGCCGAACGCGCCCTGGCGGAGGTGGAGAAGGCCGCCGACTCGGTCCGGGCGGACGCCGACCCGACGGCGGGCCGGGTCTCCTTCGGCTTCCTGCACACCATGGGCTCCGAGACCGTGCCCGCCCTGATCCGCGCCTTCCGGGCCGACCACCCGAGGGTCCGCTTCCAGCTCGTGCAGAACTACGGCGAGGCGATGATCGAGCGGCTCCGCGCGGGCGGCCTCGACCTCTGCCTGACCTCGCCCGTGCCCGACGCCCCCGACCTGGTCACCCGCCGCCTCGACGAACAGCGGCTGCGCCTGGTGGTCCCGGACGACCACCGCCTCGCCGCCCGCCGCCGGATCCGCCTCGCGGAGGCCGCCGACGAGACGTTCGTGACGCTGGAGCCGGGGTACGGGCTGCGCCGGATCACCGACGACCTCTGCGCCGAGGCGGGCTTCACCCCGCGCGTCGCCTTCGAGGGCGAGGAGGCGGAGACCCTGCGCGGGCTGGTCGCGGCCGGGCTCGGGGTGGCGCTGCTGCCGCCGCCCGCCGTCGCCCGCCCCGGGGTCGTCGAGCTGACGGTGACGGCGCCGCGCGCGGCCCGTGAGATCGGCGTCGCCTGGCTGGACGGGCACCCCGACACCCCGCCGGTCGCCGCCTTCAAGCGCTTCCTGCTCTCGCGGCGGGGGAACCTGCTGCCGGACTGA
- a CDS encoding MFS transporter, which produces MPPADTGASTIVVGASAPSSPVTTTAAPASAPERLEPGRPGYRRMSFALFAAGVAAFALLYSTQALLPAVSASFDATAGQASWTVSAATGALALFVLPLSALSERFGRRQMMTVSLAIAVLVGLLVPFAPSMGALIALRAVQGAALAGLPASAMAYLAEEVRPKALIAAIGLFVAGNSIGGMSGRILTGWVAQAWGWRAALAAVGLLALACAAVFHFLIPRAKSFRPGSLNPKALAKTVATHLGNPLLVRLYAIGALFMTVFGAVYTVIGYRLVEEPFSLPQGVIGSIFLVYLVGTVSSAAAGRLVARLGRRGALYLAVSTTAAGLLLSLTDRLAAVLLGLVLITAGFFAGHAVASSSVSRTATEGRAQASALYQSAYYLGSSAGGTLGAVAFHAGGWAATVALGLLAVLGVVSITLYGTRVARAERRALVPAAR; this is translated from the coding sequence ATGCCTCCCGCTGATACCGGGGCATCCACCATCGTGGTGGGTGCCTCTGCCCCGTCGTCCCCCGTCACCACCACCGCCGCGCCGGCCTCCGCCCCGGAGCGCCTGGAGCCCGGCCGCCCCGGCTACCGCCGGATGAGCTTCGCCCTCTTCGCCGCCGGTGTCGCGGCGTTCGCCCTCCTCTACTCCACCCAGGCCCTGCTGCCCGCCGTCTCCGCGTCGTTCGACGCCACCGCCGGGCAGGCGAGCTGGACGGTCTCGGCGGCGACCGGGGCGCTGGCCCTGTTCGTCCTGCCGCTGAGCGCGCTCTCGGAGCGGTTCGGGCGGCGGCAGATGATGACGGTGTCGCTGGCGATCGCGGTGCTGGTCGGGCTGCTGGTGCCGTTCGCCCCGTCGATGGGCGCGCTGATCGCGCTGCGCGCCGTGCAGGGTGCGGCGCTGGCCGGGCTTCCGGCCTCCGCGATGGCGTACCTCGCGGAAGAGGTGCGGCCCAAGGCGCTGATCGCCGCGATCGGACTGTTCGTGGCGGGCAACAGCATCGGCGGGATGAGCGGCCGTATCCTCACCGGCTGGGTGGCCCAGGCCTGGGGCTGGCGCGCCGCGCTCGCGGCGGTCGGACTGCTCGCCCTGGCGTGCGCCGCCGTCTTCCACTTCCTCATCCCGAGGGCGAAGAGCTTCCGCCCCGGCTCGCTGAACCCGAAGGCGCTGGCGAAGACGGTCGCCACCCACCTGGGCAACCCGCTGCTGGTCCGGCTGTACGCGATCGGCGCCCTGTTCATGACGGTGTTCGGCGCGGTCTACACGGTGATCGGCTACCGGCTGGTCGAGGAGCCGTTCAGCCTGCCGCAGGGCGTCATCGGCTCGATCTTCCTCGTCTACCTGGTGGGTACGGTCTCCTCCGCGGCCGCCGGCCGCCTGGTGGCCCGCCTCGGCCGCCGGGGCGCGCTCTACCTGGCGGTCTCCACCACCGCCGCCGGGCTGCTGCTCTCCCTGACGGACCGGCTGGCCGCCGTGCTGCTCGGCCTGGTGCTGATCACGGCCGGCTTCTTCGCCGGGCACGCGGTCGCCTCGTCCTCGGTGAGCCGGACCGCGACGGAGGGCCGGGCGCAGGCGTCGGCGCTCTACCAGTCGGCGTACTACCTGGGCTCCAGCGCGGGCGGCACGCTGGGCGCGGTCGCCTTCCACGCCGGGGGCTGGGCGGCGACGGTGGCCCTGGGCCTGCTGGCGGTCCTCGGCGTCGTCTCGATCACCCTCTACGGGACCCGGGTGGCGCGGGCGGAGCGGCGGGCGCTGGTTCCGGCGGCCCGCTGA
- a CDS encoding L,D-transpeptidase → MGDMTRTSGGRLRRGVALSVAGLMAAPALVLGSGTAARAASCTTSVGPHQKQVEKFLGRPVDGRQSTADCKATRTFQKAHGITPSIGYAGPLTWRTMNTMLAQRAAGKNPNKAGKCPTDKGRIACVDLTRQLSWIQDGRKLTYGPVPVRTGRDGAETRTGAKKVYWRAVKHWSTIYQVWMPYSQFFDGGQAFHSVTKSMYNPPGSGGCVNMRAADAKAYWKLLRNGDDVYVYGRKPGT, encoded by the coding sequence ATGGGAGACATGACGAGGACATCCGGCGGACGGCTGCGGCGCGGGGTGGCGCTGTCCGTCGCCGGGCTGATGGCCGCTCCGGCCCTGGTCCTGGGCAGCGGCACCGCCGCCCGGGCGGCGTCCTGCACGACGTCGGTGGGGCCCCACCAGAAACAGGTCGAGAAGTTCCTCGGGCGGCCCGTGGACGGCAGGCAGTCGACGGCCGACTGCAAGGCGACCCGGACGTTCCAGAAGGCCCACGGGATCACCCCCTCGATCGGCTACGCCGGCCCGCTGACCTGGCGCACGATGAACACGATGCTCGCCCAGAGGGCGGCCGGGAAGAACCCGAACAAGGCGGGGAAGTGCCCCACGGACAAGGGGCGCATTGCCTGCGTCGACCTGACCCGGCAGTTGAGCTGGATCCAGGACGGCAGGAAGCTGACGTACGGTCCTGTGCCGGTGCGGACCGGCCGGGACGGCGCGGAGACGCGGACCGGGGCCAAGAAGGTCTACTGGCGCGCCGTCAAGCACTGGTCGACCATCTACCAGGTCTGGATGCCGTACTCCCAGTTCTTCGACGGCGGCCAGGCGTTCCACTCGGTCACCAAGTCCATGTACAACCCGCCGGGCTCCGGCGGCTGCGTCAACATGCGGGCCGCCGACGCGAAGGCATACTGGAAACTGCTGAGGAACGGCGACGACGTGTACGTGTACGGGCGCAAGCCCGGGACCTGA
- a CDS encoding sigma-70 family RNA polymerase sigma factor, with translation MSDLTTTTATGAAAGAEGGGAADGAGIDSRLEGHRVELTGYCYRMLGSAFEAEDAVQDTLVRAWRNFDKFEGRSSLRSWLYRIATNVCLDMLNAGNKRARPVDLTGPTPLAQAALSPRPENVWLEPMPDGRILPSVQDPAEAAVARESVRLAFVAALQHLPPKQRAVLILREVLAWKAAEVAELLETSVASVNSALQRARATLTETEGRAGDAADPLDEEQQKLLERYVKAFEGYDMAALTALLHEDAVMTMPPFDLWLQGTGDITGFMTSIGAACAGSRLVPVSANGSPGFAHYKPAEDGSGFVPWAVQVIDVRDGAITGMHCFLDVPRWFPLFGLPDRLPADV, from the coding sequence ATGAGCGATCTGACCACGACGACGGCCACGGGAGCGGCGGCGGGCGCCGAGGGCGGTGGCGCGGCCGACGGAGCCGGAATCGACAGCCGCCTGGAAGGGCACCGGGTCGAGCTGACGGGGTACTGCTACCGGATGCTCGGATCCGCATTCGAGGCCGAGGACGCGGTGCAGGACACCCTGGTCCGGGCCTGGCGCAACTTCGACAAGTTCGAAGGCCGTTCCTCGCTCCGCTCCTGGCTGTACCGGATCGCCACCAACGTCTGCCTGGACATGCTGAACGCGGGCAACAAGCGGGCCCGGCCGGTCGATCTGACCGGCCCGACCCCGCTCGCCCAGGCCGCGCTGAGCCCCCGCCCGGAGAACGTCTGGCTGGAGCCGATGCCCGACGGCAGGATCCTGCCGTCGGTGCAGGACCCGGCGGAGGCGGCCGTGGCGCGCGAGTCGGTGCGCCTGGCGTTCGTCGCCGCCCTCCAGCACCTGCCGCCGAAGCAGCGGGCCGTGCTGATCCTGCGCGAGGTGCTGGCCTGGAAGGCCGCCGAGGTCGCCGAGCTGCTGGAGACCTCCGTGGCCTCGGTCAACAGCGCCCTCCAGCGGGCCCGCGCCACGCTGACCGAGACGGAGGGCCGGGCGGGCGATGCGGCGGACCCGCTCGACGAGGAGCAGCAGAAGCTCCTGGAGCGCTATGTGAAGGCGTTCGAGGGCTATGACATGGCCGCCCTGACCGCGCTGCTCCACGAGGACGCGGTCATGACGATGCCGCCGTTCGACCTGTGGCTCCAGGGCACCGGGGACATCACGGGCTTCATGACCTCCATCGGGGCGGCGTGCGCGGGCTCCAGGCTGGTGCCCGTCTCCGCCAACGGGTCCCCCGGCTTCGCGCACTACAAGCCCGCCGAGGACGGGTCCGGGTTCGTGCCGTGGGCGGTGCAGGTCATCGACGTCCGGGACGGGGCGATCACCGGGATGCACTGCTTCCTGGACGTCCCGCGCTGGTTCCCGCTGTTCGGTCTGCCCGACCGGCTCCCGGCGGACGTGTAG
- a CDS encoding STAS domain-containing protein: MNFARRSGLPGVDAENPITLTVTGRVSRAVVPDLCAELERALAAPRGAAPVPGAAVDCDVGGVVRPDLTAVEAVARLGLVARRAGVTLRLLRVPPELRALLDLVGLADVVALEEGPGERVP, translated from the coding sequence ATGAATTTCGCCCGCCGGTCCGGTCTGCCTGGTGTGGATGCCGAGAATCCGATCACCCTGACCGTGACCGGCCGGGTCAGCCGTGCCGTCGTCCCCGACCTCTGCGCCGAGTTGGAGCGCGCCCTCGCCGCTCCCCGCGGCGCCGCTCCGGTCCCGGGCGCGGCGGTGGACTGCGATGTGGGCGGGGTGGTCCGGCCGGATCTGACCGCCGTCGAGGCGGTGGCCCGGCTGGGGCTCGTCGCCCGCAGGGCCGGAGTCACCCTGCGGCTGCTCCGGGTGCCCCCCGAACTCCGGGCGCTGCTGGACCTGGTGGGGCTGGCCGATGTGGTGGCCCTGGAGGAGGGACCCGGCGAACGCGTGCCGTGA